The Gadus macrocephalus chromosome 3, ASM3116895v1 DNA segment ACTGACTGAAGTCGTTCTGAAATCGATTGTCAGCGCTCTGTTAAGACTGACAACAAATGCCAAACGTGGTTCAAACTATTTGGAACGGAAGCAGAAGTTTGGAAAACTTTTTCAAATTCATTTAGAAATACATTCCTGAATCTGTTTCCAATGACGTGTTTAATTTTACCGTatgtaacatacacacacaggtgtgacTGCTGTTAAATATTTGTATGttccattttttgttttttcctgtAGCCACAAATTATAGTAGGCTGGGTGACCAGTTATGTGATCATACTTGGGTTAAGGTTTAAAACAAGTGAAGACAGGATTAACGATCTTAGGCGCAAAAAGAAAGAGGGGAAAAGCGAAGACTGCTGCATGTGCCAGATCCCTGAACGCAcaagcgcacagacacacacacacacacacacacttagtccGACAACAACCAGAGATAGCAGCATCCTTGAAGGCAGATAGTCGATAAAGAGTACAACACAGCAAGTGGCATTTCTGCTGTAAGACACACCAAATCAAAGTACGGCAACAGAttgagaaacacacagacatgcattgAGTCGTTCACGTCCGTCCgttggacagggagggggagaggggggggtgggctgtCTTCTCAGGGCCGGACTACAGCTTTCTAAATGAGCCAAGAGTTTCAGTCAAGGCTAATCAGCACTTGAGTTAAGAGCAGGACTTGCACCGTGTTACCAATGGATCGAAAGGTATTGACTGCAGAAGTCTAACAGTGGTTGGCAAAAGTCTGCCTCATCTGATCATCAGTTGAGCAGACTTAATCAATCAGTTCTAAAATGGGTCAGTCTGcttttttctctccttctccaatGTGCTTCCTTCCATACATTTATGaaatctataaaaaacaaaaaaaacaagaccaTGAGCAAACAATATTGTCCTGTTCAGGAAGAAAGTAGGTCTCTGCCAGAGAGAGGTTAGGGAAGAATCAGAAGCAGAGGGGTGCAGAAGTAAAGAGTAAAAATTGAAGGGggcttgtctttttttttttttttaatctttatttGTAGTATTTCAACAAAGATGAAAAGGGGGGAAAACGTTTAGAACGGCTGGCCGAACCGCCAGTCCTTGAGAGTCATTCAGTCGgccacatggggggggggatggaggggtgtCGGTGGGAGGACAGAACACAGTCTGAGCCTGAGAACAGGAGATTAGAGCATCCTGTTGCGTTTGTGAGTGGGCGAGTCTGTGATGACGTCGCTGCAAGGGGCGGCTCCTCGCTTGCGATTGGCGGTTGCATCCAAATGGAGCGCCATCTCCTCCGCGATGAAGGTGTTGAGGTCCACGTCGTGTAGACCATTCCTACGGCGGCCGAGAGACTGGGCCGGATGTGTGGGAGAACTTGGTGTGCCGGAACGCACGGAAATGCCGGCCATTGCGCCGCTAAGGCctggagaggaacagagacaaCCTGTTTAGTCTACACACTTTGAGAGTCCACCATACTAACACAATATCCCAGGAAATAAGTAAGGAGTGAACCTGAGGATTCAAACCCAGAAAAtcataaaaacagtgaagctgAGGAATCAAACCCCTACCAAGTATATGAAGTGAGTCAGGAATCAAACCCATCCCGCATACAAGTAAACCAAACGGAGCCGTCCGACATATCGGTTGGCCAGTTTTATTGGCCTATATGGTCCTATCACAGATATATTGGTATTGTCACATGTTTGCtgatgatattttttttttgaaatggGGTCGAATTATAAATGTTATCACCACTTTAAAAATCCTCTACTGTAATGGTTGAACCTCTTAATGCTTTAACAGAGCACATCCATGTAGGCACTCCCTACACTTAAGTTTTACATCCTGTTCCGTGTGAAAATAAGTAGCTCCTCGCTATACAGTTAATTGGTACCTTCACCTCATGACGTTAATGCAACGTTGCTGTTGCGCAAGGCATTGCCTGAGCGTGAGCAGCAAATCTAAAGAAGCTTCCCCACCCACAGAAGACcacaatattatatttatattcaatAACGGCTAATGTGTATATATCTGTACATCTGCCCATATATGGATATCTGATGTTTTTTACTACCCAGTATTGTTATCGGCCCCTGAAATCCAGTAGCGGTTGGGTCCTAATGTAAACCCATAACAAATATAAGGTGTGACTGGGGGATTCAAACCCATTAACAATAGAAGGGGATAGAAGCCCACCGTGTAGTGCTATGGCTTCTCTGAAGGGCTGAAGGTCCGTCTCCACAGAGCTGCCAGTCTCTGGGGTGGAGGGCCGGCTCGTTGGGACCATGGTAACTCTGGGCGGGGCTCGGGTGGTTCTTGGGGGCGGTGCCTTGCCACACAAAAAACTGATGAGGTCCTCTCGGCGAATGGTTCTTCTGCGCTTCTTAACCCAGGCGAGCACTTCCTTGTTCCTGCGCTGATAACCTATTTGAATACCGAGATCGTGGCTCCTCTGGTGAGCATCCGCACTCTCTGGTTTAGGGAAGAAGGAGAGATTTTTCATAAGACTTGACAAAGGGTCAACCGAAGGGCCATGGTTGTAACTCCCCTCATCTTTAATAGAGGTCAGGAGGCAATATGGACTGAATGATTGATcgtaaaaggaaaaacaaaaggaGAATGAACCCATGGGAACTTGCCTTTGTAGAGGTTAGTGACAGCCGTGGCTGCGTTCTGGAAGGGCACCCAAAGAGAAAGACCTTGTTGTTGACATACTCGGtctgtaaaaatgaataaaagacAAGCACAATGTATTTGAAAAGCGTACATATATATCGATATACTCATTTGAAAATCGACAGAATCATGAAATTGAGCCGCTTGTCATAACCGATTGCTGTAGGGTATACAAACCACTGACAATATTATATCCACCATTTAGTCACAATTACACCGGTGTTCTCAATTACGATCCAAATGCATGGAGTGCAGGGGTGACAATCTTAAAAGCAGTCATGCAGATGGGCTAGTGACTTTGCAGAGGTTTGTATATTTCGAGGACTTGGAGTGACATCTTAATCTGACTTATTGAGGATCCATTCGTTCTTATTAGACTATGGAAAACAATACGAGCTAGGCGTATTCCTGTATATAGAAA contains these protein-coding regions:
- the hapstr1b gene encoding HUWE1-associated protein modifying stress responses, producing the protein MEERKEEAESEIQEHGPEHWFTKWERQCLGEAEQGDPNDEDTEPSQQKLWHLFQNSATAIAQLYKDRVCQQQGLSLWVPFQNAATAVTNLYKESADAHQRSHDLGIQIGYQRRNKEVLAWVKKRRRTIRREDLISFLCGKAPPPRTTRAPPRVTMVPTSRPSTPETGSSVETDLQPFREAIALHGLSGAMAGISVRSGTPSSPTHPAQSLGRRRNGLHDVDLNTFIAEEMALHLDATANRKRGAAPCSDVITDSPTHKRNRML